Genomic DNA from Streptomyces sp. PCS3-D2:
CTCATCTCCCGCCCCGAGATCGTCTTCGCCGACGAGCCGACCGGGAACCTCGACTCGCGCTCCGGCGCCGAGATCCTCGGCTTCCTGCGCGACTGCGTACGGGAGTTGGGGCAGACGGTGGTGATGGTCACCCATGACCCGGCGGCCGCCGCCTCCACGGACCGGGCCCTGTTCCTCGCCGACGGCCACGTCGTCGACGAACTGCACGAGCCGTCCTGCGCCGCCGTCCTCGACCTGATGCTCGGGGTCGAGGACGGGCGCGGGAACGGGGACGGGGACGGGCGCGGGATGCACCGAGAGGGCGCGGGCCACCGCACCCGCTGACCGGCTCACCGCCCCCCGTCTCCCCGTCTCCCGGCACCCCGCACCCCGCACCCCGCACCCTGAAAGCTCCTCATGCTGCGAACAGTCCTGCGCAACCTGCGCGCGCACACGGCCCGTCTGGCCATGACCGTCCTCGCGGTCTGTCTCGGTGTCGCCCTCGTCTCCGGCACCCTCGTCCTCGCCGACTCCTCCGCCGCCGCCTACCGCGCCGCCGCCTCGAAGAACTTCGCCGGCATCGCGGTGACCGTGACCCCGAAGGACGCCCCGGACGCACCACCCGGCGAAGACCGCACGAGCGTCCTGGACGACGCCCTGGTACGGAAGCTGGCCGGCGTACCGGGTGTCGCCGCCGTACGGCCCGCCGCCGACGGCTCGGCCACCCTGTCCGCCTCGGACGGCACCCCGCTCCGGGCCGGCCGTGCCTGGGCCAACCTCGGCGCCGCCCACGTACCCGGCGCGGACGGCCGGGACAGCCGCTACCCGCTGGTCGAGGGCCGCGCACCACGCACCGGCGGGGAGATCGCCGTGGACCGCGGCACGGCCGCCGCCGGCCGCTTCCGCCTCGGCGACACGATCACCCTGGCCACCGACGGCCCCGTGATGGCCAAGCGGCTCGTGGGCATCGTGACCACGCAGGACACCCGGGTCACCGCGGGCGGCACCCTCGCCCTGTTCGACCGGGCCACCGCCCAGCAGCTGTTCGCCTCACCCGGCCGGTACACCGGGATCGACCTGGCCGCCGCGCCCGGCACGAGCCAGGCCGAACTCTCCGGCCGGGTGGCCTCCGTACTGCCCGCCGGGCGGGCCGAGGCCACCACCGGCGCCGCCCAGGCCGCCGGGCAGGCCCTCTACGTCGGCACCCTGACCCGGGGGCACGCCAAGCTGCCGCTGGTCTTCGCCGGGATCTCGCTGTTCATCGGCTCCTTCCTCATCGTCAACACCTTCACGATGCTGGTGACCCGGCGCACCCGGGAGATCGCGCTGCTGCGGGCGATCGGGGCCTCGCGGCGTCAGGTGACCGGCTCCGTGCTCGCCGAGGCCGCGCTCGTCGGCCTGGTCTCCTCCGCCGCCGGATTCCTGCTCGGCCTCGGGGTCGCGGCCGTCCTGCCCGGCCTGCTCAGCACCGCGCAGGACGCGCTGCCCGACGGGCCGCTGGTGATCGGCCCGCGTCCGGTGGCGGCCGCGCTCGGCGTCGGCGTCGGCGTCACGGTGCTCGCCGCATGGCTGCCGTCCCGCAGGGCCGCGAAGGTCGCGCCGGTCGAGGCGATGCGCTCGGCGCACCGGCCGCCGTCCGCGACGCGCTCGCGGCTGCGCGCCGCCGCCGGGCTGGTCCCGCTCGTCCTCGGCGCGGGGCTGCTGGTGTCGCTGAGCGGGGTGAAGGACGCCTCGGTCCGCAACCTCCAGGACGCGATGCTCGCCTGCGGCCTCCTCGTCGTCGCCCTGATCGTGCTCGCGCCGCTGCTCGCCGCGCCGGTGATCCGGCTGGCGGGCCGGGCGGTCGACCGGTTCGGGGCCGTCGGCCGGCTCGCCCGGGAGAACGCGCTGCGCGACCCGCGGCGCACCGCGGCCACCGCGTCCGCCCTGATGGTCAGTACGGCGCTGGTGGCCGGGCTCGCGGTCGTCGGCCACTCCACTGCGCAGGCCCTGGACCGGCAGGCCGCGGCGGGACTCGGCGCCGACTACGTGATCGGCACCCGCACGCCCACCGCGGGCATCGACCCGGACGCCGTCCGGCGGGTGGCCGCCGCCCCCGGGGTGCGGACCGCGGCGGCCGTCGCGGACGTGTCGCTGTTCGTCGGCGGCGGGGTTCGTCGGATCGCCGGGGTGGACCCGGCCGTCGTGGACGCGGTCATCGAGCTGGACTTCGTCGACGGCTCCGCGAAGGGGCTCGGGCCGGGCCGGATCGCCGTCTCCGCCTCCCTCGCCCGGGAGCAGGGCCTCGCCGCCGGCGACCGGGTCGCCGCCCGCATCGGACGCGGCCGGGACCTGACCCCGTACACGGTCGTCGGCGTCTACCAGGACAACCCCGTGGCCGGCGACGCGCTCGGCGACCTCGGCGAGGTGCGGCAGCACGGCGTCCTGCCCGGATCCGCCCAGCGGGTCCTGGTGCGCACGGACGACGGCGCCGCCTCCGACGCCGTCGGGAAGCGGCTGCGCACCGCGGTGGGCGGCAACCCGCTGCTGAAGGTCCAGGACCGGCAGGCCCTCGTCCGCGAGGCCGCGGGCAGCGTCGGCGACCTGCTGACCCTGATGTACGGGCTGCTCGCCATCGGCGTCGTGATCAGTGCGCTCGGCATCGTGAACACCCTGGCCATGTCGGTCGCCGAGCGGACCCGGGAGATCGGCGTGCTGCGCGCCATCGGCATGGATCGGGCCGGTGTCCGGCGGATGATCCGGCTGGAGGCCGTGATCGTCGCCGCCTTCGGGACCCTGCTGGGACTGCTGGCCGGCGTGTTCAGCGCCTGGGCCGTCGGCTCGCTGGCCAACGGCGCCATGACCCACTACGCGCTGGTGGTCCCGTGGGGAACCCTGCTGCTGGTGTGTCTGCTGTCCCTGGCGATCGGCGCGGCGGCCGCCGTCGTCCCCGCCCGACGGGCGGCGGCGCTGAGCCCGCTGCGTGCGGTCTCCGACGCGTAGCAGGCCGAAGGGCCGTCACCTGGAGGGCCCAGCTGAACAGGCGCGTCCCGTGGCGGTCCGGGTCCAATGGCAGGGCGCGGCCTTCCGCCGCGCCCCGTCGCTGCCCAGCCGTCCCCGGGAGTGCCATGAGCGAGCCGTCCCCGTCACCCGGCGACCCGCCCGGGGCGGCGCCGACCACCCCGCCGACCATCCCGCCGACCACCCCGCCGGCCGCCCCCGGCGGCGGATCCCGCGGGGGGAGGATCGCCAAGAGCGCCCTCTCGGCCGTGCTGATCACGCTGACGTGCATCCTCGTGCCGGTCTCCCTGCTCACCGTGTGGGTGCACGACATCGTGCTGGACACCAACCGGTACGTCGCCACGGTGCGGCCGCTCGCCTCCGACCCGGCGATCCAGCAGGCCGCCGTCCACCGCATCACGGAGGCCGCCGATGCGAAGGTGGACGGCTCCCGGATCACGGCCGACCTGGCGAAGTGGCTGGAGTCCCAGGGGCTGCCGCCCAGCGTGGGCTCGGCGGTCAAGTTGCTGGGCCCCCAGCTGGACGCGGCCGCCGACCAGGTCGTCTCCGGGGTGGCGACCCGGATCGTGGAGAGCGACCTGTTCGAGGACGTGTGGACGGTGGCCAACCGCACCGCCCACGCCGCCGTGGTGCACGCGCTCACCGGCAAGGGCCGCGGCGCGGTCGGGGTCGACGGCGGCACCGTGACGCTCGATGTCGGGGAGGCCGTCGACAAGGTCAAGGAAGAGCTCGTGGCCGCCGGGGTCTCCCCGGCGGACAAGATCCCCGAGGTCGACAAGCAGCTTGTGCTCTTCCAGAGCGACGAGCTGGGCCGTGTCCGGAACGCGGTGCACCTGCTCGACGTCCTCGGGAACTGGCTTCCCGTCATTACGGTCGTCCTCGGCGCGGCCGGCGTGCTGCTCGCCCGGCGACGGCGCCGGGCCCTGGTGACCACCGCGCTGTGCGCCGCGTTCGCCTGCCTGCTCGTCGCCGTCGCCCTGGTGGTGGGCCGCCACTACTACCTCGACCACCTGCCCGCGGAGGTCCAGTCCCCGGCTGCGGCAGCGGCCGTCTTCGACACGCTGGTGCGCTTCCTGCGGGTCAGTCTGCGGACCGCGATGGTCCTCGGGATCGTCGTGGCGCTCGGCGCCTATCTGTCCGGCGCCGGCCGTCTGCCGCGCGGCGTGCGCGGGCGGGCCGACCGTACGGCCGACTCCGCGGCGCGCTGGGGCGCCGGGCACGGGGTGCACACCGGCACGGCGGGCCGGTGGGTGGAGGCCCACCGCCACGCGCTCACGGTGGGCGTGCTCCTCGCCGTGGCGCTCGTGTTCGCCCTGTGGAACCACCCGACCGTACTGACCGTGCTGCTGCTGGTGCTGATCCTGCTGGTGGTGCTCGCCGTACTGGCCCTGCTGGCGGCCGGCGGCCGGATCGCCGACGGCACGGAAGCCGGAGCGGCGCCCGCTGCGGGGGCGGCACCGGGACCGGGTGACCGGGGAGCCGGGAGCCGGTGACCGGTCGGCGCGCGGATGAGGCCGGGCAGGCCCCGACCCGGGGCGGGACGGGACCCGCCCCGGGTCGTGCGGCTCAGGCGAGGATCCTGGCCTTGGCCCGGTCGAACTCCTCCTGGCTGATGTCGCCCTTGTCCTTGAGCGCGGAGAGTTTGCTCAGCTCGTCCGCGCTGCCGCCGCTGCCGCTGCCGCTGCCGGCCGCCTGCCGGACGTACGAGCGGAAGGCCGCCTCGTTCTCCTTGACCTGCCTGGCGTCGCGCTCGTGCATGCTGCGGCCGCGGGCGATGACGTAGACGAACACGCCGATGAAGGGGACGAGCAGCACCAGGATGAGCCATCCCGCCTTCCCCCAGCCGTGCAGGCTGTGGTCACGGAAGATGTCCGTGATGACTTTGAAGAGCAGGAAGAACCACATGACCCACAGGAAGAACCACAGCATCGTCCAGAAGAGGTTGAGAAGTGGATAGTCGTCCATATCCGACTCCGATCATGCGCGTGGTACTCCATTGATACAGGCGGCTCCGCCACGGCGCATGCGGAGCCGGTGGGGCATCTTTTGCACCCGTGCGCGGGACGGCGCGACCATGGACGCATGAGCACTGCCTTCCCCTTTCCCGGGGAGGGGCCGACCCACCGACGGGGAAAAGCCGATGGTGCTTGACCTGATCGTCATCGGGCTGATCATCACGCTCTATCCGCTGCCCATCATGGCCTTCGTCCTGGTGGTGTCCGCGCCCGGCGGTCTGTGGAAGGGGCTCGCCTTCATCCTCGCCTGGCTGGGCTGCCTCGTCGCCGTGATCGCCGTCGTCCTCCTCCTCACCGGGGGCCAGCCCCCGCCGCCGCGCTCCCCACCGTCCACCGCGGGCCTCGCGGTCCGGCTGGCCATCGGCATCGCGCTGGTTGGGTACGCCGAACACCGGCGCCGGCGGCGCCCGGTGGGGGGCGTCGCCCCGGACGCGGAAGGGGCGGGATCCGGACCGGCCGAGGAGCCGCGCGCGCTCTCCCGCATGGACCGGGCGTCCGCGTGGTCGGCGGCCGGAATCGCGGTACTCCTCCAGCCGTGGGGGATGGTGGGGGCGGCCGCCGCGACGGTCGTCGAGGCGAACCTGTCCGACGGCGCCACGTACCTGGCCCTGTTCGGCTTCTGCGTCCTGGCCTCCTCCACCCTCCTGGCGATGGAGCTGTTCATGGTGTTCGCGCCCGAGCGGGCCGCGCTGGCGCTCACCGGGATGCGGGCGTGGCTGTCGGACCACAAGGACCCTGCGATCGTCCTCGCCTGCCTCGTCCTGGGCCTGTGGCTGGTGGGCAGGAGCCTGTACGAGCTCACGCGCTGACGGCGGCCCGCGGACGGGCGTGGTGCTCCGGTCGCCGGATGCGGTCCGGGCCGTTCTCCTGAAGGCATGGAACGCAATGCAGCCCGCCGCCGGCGGCGCGCCCTGGTCGGCCACTGCCTGCGTGCGACAGGCTCGGTGGTCGTGCTCACCGGGCTGTACTACCTGGCGCCGCTGGAGGGCGGGTTCGGCGTCGTAACGCTCCTCACGCTCGTGCTGGGCCTGCTCGCCTTCACCCTGCTGACGGTCTGGCAGGTCAGCGCCATCACCCGGTCGGAGTATCCGCGGCTGAGCGCTCTCGAGGCCATGGCCACCGCCGTACCGCTCTTCCTGGTGATCTTCGCCGCAACCTACTTCATGCTGTCCGAGAACGTCCCGGCGAGCTTCACCGAGCCCCTGAACCGGACGGACGCCCTCTACTTCACGGTCACGGTGTTCGCGACCGTGGGCTTCGGCGACATCGTCGCCACGACCGGGACCGGGCGGGTGCTGGTCACCGTGCAGATGATCGCCGACCTGATCGTGGTGGGCGTGATCGCCAAGGCCCTCTTCGGCGCCATGAAGGTCGGAATGCGCAGGCGGGGCGGCCGGGGCCACGGCGGACCGCCGTTCGTGGACGACGAGGAGCCCTGAGCCGTCGCCGCCCGGCGCTGCGCGTCGTGCGAAGACCCCGCCCGGGAAGCGGACGGGGTCCTTTCTGCGCGGAAGGAAGGGAACGGCGGGCGGGTCACCCGGCCGTCAGCACTTCAGACCGGAGGCGGCGGCCGCCGTGGCCTGCTCCAGCGACTGGATCTGCGGCTGCAGTTGGGTGAGCGCGGCCTGGCCGGTCGTGTCGCCCGGCAGATCCTGATAGCCCTTCTTGAGGTTCTCGGCGGCGGACTGCACCGCCTCGCGCTCCGCGTCCTTCAGCTTGTTCGCGTTCTCCTTGACGTTCTCCCAGTCCTGCTGGACGGCGTCGTAGGCGTCCTTGACCTGGTCCTTGGTGGCGACGGCCGGATCCAGGGCCTTCAGCTTGGCGTTGTCGGCCTTGAGGGCGTTCAGGTCCGTGCACAGGGCGGCCGCGGCCTCGGTGGCCTCCTCGGCGGGGGAGGGACTGTCGTCGGAACACGCGCTGAGGCCGAACACCGCGCTCAGGCAGAGCACACCGACCACCGGGAAACGCTTCATGGAGGGGCCTTCCTCGATCAGGCAAACCAGGCGTACGGGATCTTCCGGTACCACGACAAACTATGCACAACCGGACACGCTCCGCATCCGCACGCCCTCAGGCGGCGGGCTGGATGTTCTGGTTCAGGTGGAAGAGGTTGCCCGGGTCGTAGGTCCGCTTGACCTCGGCCAGACGGTCGTAGTTCCCCTTGTAGTTGGCCCTGATGCGGCTCTGGTCGTCCTCGGCCATGAAGTTGATGTAGCCACCCTCCTCCGAGTGCGGTGCGGTGGCCTCGTAGTAGTCGCGGACCCAGGCGGTGTTCGCCTCGTTGTCCGCGGGGTCCGGCCACATCCCGGCGATGACGGTGGCGAAGTTGGCGTCGCGGTAGGCGAAGGCCGTCTCGTCCGGTCCGACGCGGTGGCAGGCGCCGTTGATCGGGTAGATGTGCACCGTCGAGTTCACGACGGGCACCTTCGGGCCGTGCACCAGGTGCGCCTCGATCGCGGAGTCGGTCAGCTCCGTCACGAAGTTGGCCTTCCAGTAGTGCTGGAGACCGGGCGGAACGAGCGCGTCGAACGCGCTGTTGAGGGCCGGGTACGGCATGGGGCCGACGTGCTCCGCGACCACCGGCGCGATGTCGCGGAAGGGCCGCAGGGCCCGCTCACCCTCGTCCAGCGGCCCGGTCCAGCACGCCACGATCAGGGCGAAGGGGTCGCCGTGCCGGTCTTCCGGGATGAACGGCAGCGGAGGGGCCAGTTGGAAGGCCGGGAAGCCGCCGAGCTGCTCCGGGGCGTCGGCGATGTAGTCGGCGAAGGACCGCAGCACCGTGGCGGCGTCGTCCAACTCGAAGAGCATCGGTCCGCCGTAGATGTCCTTGACCGGGCTCAGCCGGTACTCGAACGAGGTCACCGCGCCGAAGTTCCCGCTGCCGCCGCGCAGCGCCCAGAAGAGGTCCGGATTCTCCTCCTCGCTCGCCACCACGACGCGGCCGTCCGCCGTCACCACATCGGCCGAGATCAGGTTGTCGCAGCTCAGGCCCAGTCCGCGGGACAGGTAGCCGATGCCGCCGCCGAGGGTGAGTCCGCCGATGCCGGTGGTCGAGATGATCCCTCCGGTGGTGGCCAGCCCGTAGGCGTAGGTCGCCGCGTTGAAGTCGCCCCAGGTCGCGCCGCCCTCCGCACGGGCCGTGCGGCGCGCGGCGTCGACGCGCACCCCGCGCATGCCGGACAGGTCGGCGACCACGCCGTCGTCACAGGTGCCGAAGCCGGGCACGCTGTGGCCGCCGCCGCGCACCGCGAGGTCCAGCCCGTTCTCCCGCGCGAAGTCCACCACCGCCATGACGTCCCCGGTGTTGGCGCACCGCACGACGGCGGCCGGCCTCCGGTCGATCATGGCGTTGTGGACGGCCCGCGCCTCCTCGTAGGCGTCGTCGCCGGGTGTGACGACCGCTCCGCGTACGCGTTCCCGCAGCTGGTCGATCGAGAGCTTGCCCATGACCATCGCTCCTCGTCCTTCGTACGTCGCTCTCACGCCGCGCCGAGACGCGTGCGCCGGGTGCTGCCGCTACGGCCCCAGATGGCTGAAGCCCACCTCGAAGTGCTCGACCCTGACGACCTGCTGCCCCTCCCGTCGGGCGGTCTCCTCGCGGATCCGGTCGGCGAGTTCCTCGCTGTCCCGCATGCTCCGCTCGTCCTCCC
This window encodes:
- a CDS encoding GAP family protein, with the translated sequence MVLDLIVIGLIITLYPLPIMAFVLVVSAPGGLWKGLAFILAWLGCLVAVIAVVLLLTGGQPPPPRSPPSTAGLAVRLAIGIALVGYAEHRRRRRPVGGVAPDAEGAGSGPAEEPRALSRMDRASAWSAAGIAVLLQPWGMVGAAAATVVEANLSDGATYLALFGFCVLASSTLLAMELFMVFAPERAALALTGMRAWLSDHKDPAIVLACLVLGLWLVGRSLYELTR
- a CDS encoding FAD-binding oxidoreductase, whose translation is MGKLSIDQLRERVRGAVVTPGDDAYEEARAVHNAMIDRRPAAVVRCANTGDVMAVVDFARENGLDLAVRGGGHSVPGFGTCDDGVVADLSGMRGVRVDAARRTARAEGGATWGDFNAATYAYGLATTGGIISTTGIGGLTLGGGIGYLSRGLGLSCDNLISADVVTADGRVVVASEEENPDLFWALRGGSGNFGAVTSFEYRLSPVKDIYGGPMLFELDDAATVLRSFADYIADAPEQLGGFPAFQLAPPLPFIPEDRHGDPFALIVACWTGPLDEGERALRPFRDIAPVVAEHVGPMPYPALNSAFDALVPPGLQHYWKANFVTELTDSAIEAHLVHGPKVPVVNSTVHIYPINGACHRVGPDETAFAYRDANFATVIAGMWPDPADNEANTAWVRDYYEATAPHSEEGGYINFMAEDDQSRIRANYKGNYDRLAEVKRTYDPGNLFHLNQNIQPAA
- a CDS encoding potassium channel family protein, with the protein product MERNAARRRRRALVGHCLRATGSVVVLTGLYYLAPLEGGFGVVTLLTLVLGLLAFTLLTVWQVSAITRSEYPRLSALEAMATAVPLFLVIFAATYFMLSENVPASFTEPLNRTDALYFTVTVFATVGFGDIVATTGTGRVLVTVQMIADLIVVGVIAKALFGAMKVGMRRRGGRGHGGPPFVDDEEP
- a CDS encoding SHOCT domain-containing protein, with the translated sequence MDDYPLLNLFWTMLWFFLWVMWFFLLFKVITDIFRDHSLHGWGKAGWLILVLLVPFIGVFVYVIARGRSMHERDARQVKENEAAFRSYVRQAAGSGSGSGGSADELSKLSALKDKGDISQEEFDRAKARILA
- a CDS encoding ABC transporter permease, with protein sequence MLRTVLRNLRAHTARLAMTVLAVCLGVALVSGTLVLADSSAAAYRAAASKNFAGIAVTVTPKDAPDAPPGEDRTSVLDDALVRKLAGVPGVAAVRPAADGSATLSASDGTPLRAGRAWANLGAAHVPGADGRDSRYPLVEGRAPRTGGEIAVDRGTAAAGRFRLGDTITLATDGPVMAKRLVGIVTTQDTRVTAGGTLALFDRATAQQLFASPGRYTGIDLAAAPGTSQAELSGRVASVLPAGRAEATTGAAQAAGQALYVGTLTRGHAKLPLVFAGISLFIGSFLIVNTFTMLVTRRTREIALLRAIGASRRQVTGSVLAEAALVGLVSSAAGFLLGLGVAAVLPGLLSTAQDALPDGPLVIGPRPVAAALGVGVGVTVLAAWLPSRRAAKVAPVEAMRSAHRPPSATRSRLRAAAGLVPLVLGAGLLVSLSGVKDASVRNLQDAMLACGLLVVALIVLAPLLAAPVIRLAGRAVDRFGAVGRLARENALRDPRRTAATASALMVSTALVAGLAVVGHSTAQALDRQAAAGLGADYVIGTRTPTAGIDPDAVRRVAAAPGVRTAAAVADVSLFVGGGVRRIAGVDPAVVDAVIELDFVDGSAKGLGPGRIAVSASLAREQGLAAGDRVAARIGRGRDLTPYTVVGVYQDNPVAGDALGDLGEVRQHGVLPGSAQRVLVRTDDGAASDAVGKRLRTAVGGNPLLKVQDRQALVREAAGSVGDLLTLMYGLLAIGVVISALGIVNTLAMSVAERTREIGVLRAIGMDRAGVRRMIRLEAVIVAAFGTLLGLLAGVFSAWAVGSLANGAMTHYALVVPWGTLLLVCLLSLAIGAAAAVVPARRAAALSPLRAVSDA